In one Flavobacteriales bacterium genomic region, the following are encoded:
- a CDS encoding lipase family protein: protein MLRPVLSLIAFPVALTLPAQYLISDSLLIAYTPEELAGQGIQGADHTIEAHRLIYRTVDPFGQPTIASGAVVVPVGSTCLHALAAYHHGTVLHRQDVPSRISGEMVVGYYLAADDYVAVLPDYLGLGDGPGPHPYVHAASEATASRDMLRAAREFCAQRNVQLNGQVFLTGYSQGGHACAATHRLLQQEYADEFAVAASAPCSGPYDVSGVQAQVMVSPDPYPAPYYLPYVILSYRYVYPWLFGEVSEIIEEPWATLLPPLFQGNNGSGPVDAIMPTAPSEILIDSVLQAFIDDPDHPFRQALRDNDLYDWAPLCPTRIIYCEADDHVFYPNSTVAIAAMQANGAPAVSGLSAGAALNHNTCAFPALLNAKQFIDSHRTPCSGIGMAEASEPRWSVAPNPSSDRVSITRANAAHDVRWRLLAADGRAVMQGLLRSGVATESLQVAHLAPGLYALEVRDAADRCLIRIAVER from the coding sequence ATGCTTCGACCCGTACTCAGCCTCATCGCCTTTCCTGTCGCGCTCACGCTCCCTGCGCAATACCTCATCAGCGATTCGCTGCTGATCGCCTATACGCCCGAGGAGCTCGCCGGGCAGGGCATCCAGGGCGCCGACCACACCATCGAGGCGCATCGGCTCATCTATCGCACCGTCGATCCCTTCGGGCAGCCCACCATCGCCAGCGGCGCGGTGGTGGTGCCGGTGGGCTCCACCTGCCTGCATGCGCTGGCGGCCTATCACCACGGCACGGTGCTCCACCGGCAGGATGTGCCTTCGCGCATCAGCGGCGAGATGGTGGTGGGCTATTACCTCGCCGCCGACGATTACGTGGCCGTGCTGCCCGACTACCTGGGCCTCGGCGACGGCCCCGGTCCGCATCCGTACGTGCACGCCGCTTCGGAGGCCACCGCCAGCCGCGACATGCTGCGCGCCGCGCGCGAGTTCTGCGCCCAGCGCAACGTGCAGCTGAACGGGCAGGTCTTCCTCACGGGCTATTCGCAGGGCGGCCACGCCTGCGCGGCCACCCACCGCCTGCTGCAGCAGGAGTATGCCGACGAGTTCGCCGTGGCCGCCTCAGCGCCGTGCAGCGGCCCGTACGACGTGAGCGGGGTGCAGGCCCAGGTGATGGTCTCGCCCGATCCCTACCCCGCGCCATACTATCTGCCTTACGTGATCCTCTCGTACCGCTACGTCTATCCCTGGCTCTTCGGCGAGGTCAGCGAGATCATCGAGGAGCCGTGGGCCACCCTGCTGCCGCCGCTCTTCCAGGGCAACAACGGCTCCGGTCCGGTGGATGCGATCATGCCGACCGCGCCCAGCGAGATCTTGATCGACTCGGTGCTGCAGGCCTTCATCGATGATCCCGACCATCCGTTCCGCCAGGCGCTGCGCGACAATGACCTCTACGACTGGGCACCGCTCTGCCCCACGCGCATCATCTACTGCGAGGCCGACGACCATGTCTTCTATCCGAACAGCACCGTGGCCATCGCCGCCATGCAGGCCAATGGCGCTCCTGCGGTATCGGGCCTGAGCGCCGGCGCGGCCCTCAACCACAACACTTGCGCCTTCCCCGCGCTGCTCAATGCGAAGCAGTTCATCGATAGCCACCGCACGCCCTGCTCGGGCATCGGCATGGCTGAAGCGAGCGAACCGCGATGGAGCGTGGCGCCGAATCCTTCGAGCGATCGGGTGAGCATCACGCGGGCCAACGCTGCGCACGACGTGCGGTGGAGGCTGCTCGCGGCGGACGGGCGCGCGGTGATGCAGGGCCTGCTGCGCTCGGGAGTCGCAACTGAATCGCTGCAGGTGGCGCATCTGGCGCCGGGGCTTTACGCGCTGGAGGTGCGCGATGCTGCCGACCGCTGCCTCATCCGCATCGCCGTGGAGCGCTGA
- the panB gene encoding 3-methyl-2-oxobutanoate hydroxymethyltransferase, protein MSTAPSEVKRVTTHTLLEMKEEGVPIAMLTAYDFSLARLVDAAGIDVILVGDSASNVMAGHETTLPITLDQMIYHASAVVRGCQRALIVVDLPFGTYQGNSKGALNSAIRIMKESGAHAVKLEGGREVIGSIERILTAGIPVMGHLGLTPQSIYKFGTYVVRAKEEAEAQRLREDAKLLEQAGCFALVLEKIPAKLAEEVARSVSIPVIGIGAGAGVDGQVLVLHDMLGINKEFNPRFLRRYADLHTVISDAVAGYVRDVRAKDFPSAKEQY, encoded by the coding sequence ATGAGCACCGCCCCCAGCGAAGTGAAGCGCGTCACCACCCACACCTTGCTGGAGATGAAGGAGGAGGGGGTGCCCATCGCCATGCTCACGGCCTACGACTTCTCGCTGGCCCGGCTGGTGGATGCCGCCGGCATCGATGTGATCCTGGTGGGCGACAGCGCCAGCAACGTGATGGCCGGCCACGAGACCACCCTGCCCATCACCCTGGACCAGATGATCTACCACGCCAGCGCCGTCGTGCGCGGCTGCCAGCGGGCGCTGATCGTGGTGGACCTGCCCTTCGGCACCTATCAGGGCAACAGCAAAGGCGCGCTCAACAGCGCCATCCGCATCATGAAGGAGAGCGGCGCGCATGCCGTGAAGCTTGAAGGCGGCCGTGAGGTCATCGGCTCCATCGAGCGGATCCTTACCGCGGGCATCCCGGTCATGGGCCACCTCGGCCTCACGCCCCAGAGCATCTACAAGTTCGGCACTTACGTGGTGCGGGCGAAGGAGGAGGCTGAGGCGCAGCGGTTGCGCGAGGATGCCAAGCTGCTCGAGCAAGCGGGCTGTTTCGCGCTCGTGCTGGAGAAGATACCCGCCAAGCTGGCCGAGGAGGTGGCCAGGAGCGTGAGCATCCCCGTGATCGGCATCGGTGCGGGCGCGGGTGTGGATGGCCAGGTGCTGGTGCTGCACGACATGCTCGGGATCAACAAGGAGTTCAATCCCCGCTTCCTGCGGCGCTACGCCGACCTGCACACGGTGATCTCCGATGCCGTGGCCGGCTACGTGCGCGATGTGCGTGCGAAGGATTTCCCCAGCGCGAAGGAGCAGTATTGA
- a CDS encoding RluA family pseudouridine synthase codes for MAAPVVLLEDAHLLAVSKPAGLPVQGDPTGDADLLTLLRRERKEPALELAHRIDRPVSGVVLLARTPEANAAVHALFRERRMEKRYWAIVEGRIDASSVLLEHHLMHDERNRRTRIANQGDGEPARTHVKLLAQGDRYALVECMPEGGAFHQIRAQLAAWGHPIMGDVKYGARRALKDRSIGLHARSLRFEHPFTGAEVRVEATAPEAMPWPALVALAGAAPADRRS; via the coding sequence ATGGCCGCGCCGGTCGTGCTGCTGGAGGATGCGCACCTGCTCGCGGTGAGCAAGCCCGCCGGGCTGCCCGTACAGGGCGATCCCACCGGCGATGCGGACCTGCTCACGCTATTGCGACGTGAGCGCAAAGAGCCAGCGCTGGAGCTCGCGCACCGCATCGACCGGCCCGTGAGCGGCGTGGTGCTGCTGGCACGGACGCCGGAAGCGAACGCCGCCGTGCACGCGCTCTTCCGCGAGCGGCGCATGGAGAAGCGGTACTGGGCCATCGTGGAAGGAAGGATTGATGCGTCCTCCGTTCTTCTGGAGCACCACTTGATGCATGATGAGCGGAATCGCAGAACGCGGATCGCGAACCAAGGCGATGGCGAGCCTGCCCGCACGCACGTGAAGCTGCTCGCCCAAGGCGATCGCTACGCGCTGGTGGAGTGCATGCCCGAGGGCGGCGCCTTCCACCAGATCCGCGCGCAGCTGGCCGCCTGGGGCCATCCGATCATGGGCGATGTGAAGTACGGCGCGCGCCGTGCATTGAAGGACCGGAGCATCGGCCTGCACGCGCGATCGCTGCGCTTCGAGCATCCGTTCACGGGCGCCGAGGTGCGCGTGGAGGCCACTGCGCCCGAGGCGATGCCCTGGCCGGCACTGGTGGCGCTGGCCGGCGCGGCGCCTGCGGATCGGCGTTCCTGA